In Nostoc sphaeroides, the genomic window TAGCATCAAAGTTTGTTTTACTCATGGATATTCCCAGTTGCCATCACGACTAATCAGAATTTCTATATCTTCTCCAGCCAAGATGAATATTTTTCCAGTGCGCTCATCGTAAATTGGTTTGTAGGTATTTGTCAAAAATTGACACAGGTAGACACATTTTAAGGCTTGTGCTGCTGTTGGAAGGATAACCGCTCCTTTGATATAAAAGCTTATTTATATTTTATAGTAATTTAATGGAACCAAAGCGATACCATAGTCTGCTAATTTTGCCTTTGCTGAGATTTATGGTTATTGCCGTGTAAACATCTTGTGGTTTAACAAGCTGTAAGTCCAACATCAGAAGAAAAAGATTGTTCGCAATACTTTCTAATTAGGGCTTGGGCATTTTCTCGTCGGTTTCCTGTAAATAAATTACATACTACTTCTTCAGATTGAGAGTAAAGATGTAATAATCCAAAGTCTTTCAACCGTGAATAAAGTAAGGGAATCTCTGCAAGAGCGAGTATAGTTGCTTTTTTGCGATCGCGCTCTTTTGCCTCATCTGAGTCATGATATGAAGACTGAAAATCTACAACCAAACAAGGTTTATAATCATGGTTTGTTATTAAAGCATCCACATTAGAGCTAAAGAAAAATCTTTTTAGTTCCCAATCAATGCTATCATCTAGTTCGCAAAATTGGCATACGCTAACCTGTGTATGAATTTTATAACTATCATCTACACAAGTTTGCAAAAACTCTAGCATCCTTTCTTCGTATGCATTAACTAGCCTTCTTACTTTGACAGACATTATTGTTACTCCATGAGGATTTTGGCAAAATAAGTAATAAATTCTTCTAAAACTTCTTTGGAATTTATAATTACCTGATATGCATAATTAAAAAGCTTATCTTTACCTATGTCGCCCTTACCAATTTTTAAGCAGCAGTCACTATTATCCAAAGAGTTTGAAAGTGGATGCTTCCTTATATATTTGTTTTGGATTATATCAATGAGTTCCATATCATTAATATTCTGAATTTTAGAATCAGAATAAGCATTTTTGGCTTCATTATAAGCTATGCCATCAAAATTTAATTCAAAATCTCCTGCTATTTGTCCTTGAAAAGTTGCTCCATATTCTTTACTTAAATCAAAAAAAACGTTTTTTTGGCTAGGTATGATCCAATAAAATTTTGATATTTCCTGAAACATTGTTACTACATTTTTCAATTCAGGCATTTTTGTCAAAAAATTGATTGAAAAATTTAGCTTTAGCAAATATGGCTCTAATATCTCCTGAGGAATAGAAATGGATAAACCTTCTTTTCTTTGAGCCAAAATTAGCTGATAACGTTTAGCTCCTTTTCTAGGATTTTTCAGTTTATATCCTATGTATTGAGATGTGCGTTTTTCCTCAAACTTGTTATAAAAACCAAGTTTATTCAGCAGACTGGTAGCCAAAGACATTAAATCTTCTCCGCCTTCAATCACCTGAATATTTGTTGAAATCAAACGAGGTACGCCGTTTTCTACCTCAAAACGCTGGATGACATCGTATATGATTTTTGACATTAGCTATTTCCCAAAAACCTTAGGTTAGGTTCTTGTAAATAGTGTAACGCTTATTCTGAAATAATCCAATAGTCTTAGATAAGATTTTTAGATTTTCTGGGAAGTGCTTATTTACAGGGTATACTTAAGGCGATCGCACCCCAATACTGCGTAGGTTTTGAAGATTTGTAGGTTGGGTTGAACTTTAGTGTTACCCAACAAAGCCCTGGAAATGCTGGGTTTCGTTCCTCAAACGCCACGTGCTTCAAGTCGGGGAACCCGCCCAACGCAGTGGCTCCCCAACCTACACATTTTTATTTTTTAGCCAAAACCTACGCAGTATTGGATCGCACCCTCACACCCTTCAAGCAAAAGCTTTTAACCACCAGTTATTATGGGGCGATCGCCTTTACCGAGTTATCCGTGCCGGGAAAGCCCCTAAATTCTATTTATGGGGGCACATCAGGGGCGAATTTATTCGCAGTGATACTTCTCTATTGTGATATAATTACGTTAGTGTATTCAACGTAATGATGCTAGTATTTGAGGCAAAATTGGAAGGAACAAAAGAACAGTACCAATCGCTTGATCAAGCGATTAGAACTGCCCGTTTTGTTCGCAATGCTTGTCTTCGGTACTGGATGGATAACAAGGGCATTGGGCGATATGACCTGAGTAAATTTTGCGCTGTTCTTGCTGCTAACACCGAGTTTCCTTGGGTCGCCAAGCTGAACTCGATGGCAAGGCAAGCTAGCGCTGAAAGAGCGTGGTCTGCTATTGCTCGATTTTTTGAGAACTGCAAGAAAAGCAAACCAGGGAAAAAAGGTTATCCACGATTCAGGAAAGAACAGACAAATGGATCTGTTGAGTACAAGACCAGTGGGTGGCGGCTCTCTGAAGACCGTAGATACATCACTTTTTCGGATGGTTTTCAAGCAGGAACTTTTAAGCTTTGGGGAACTCGTGACCTGCATTTTTATCAGTTGAAGCAGTTTAAGCGCATTCGCGTTGTGCGTCGTGCAGATGGTTATTATTGCCAGTTTTGCATCGACCAAGATCGAATAGAAAAACGACAGCCAACTAATAAAACAGTTGGGTTAGATGTTGGTTTAAACTATTTCTTGACTGATAGTGATGGAAACCAAGTTGAGAATCCCAGACATTTAAGAAAGTCGGAAAAATCGCTTAAACGGTTGCAACGTCGTTTCTCTAAAACTAAAAAAGGTTCTCAGAACCGGACTAAGTTTAGAAATAAATTAGCCCGTAAGCACCTCAAGGTAAGTCGCCAGCGTAAAGACTTTGCTGTTAAGACGGCAAGGTGCGTAGTGATGTCTAACGACATCGTGGCATACGAGGACTTGAAGGTGCGAAATATGGTGAGGAATCATCACTTAGCCAAGTCAATTAATGACGCAGCGTGGACACAATTTCGGCAATGGGTTGAATATTTTGGCAAAGTGTTTGGTGTGGCAACTGTTGCAGTTCCACCCCACAATACAAGTCAAAATTGTTCTAACTGTGGCGAGATTGTCAAAAAATCCCTTAGCACTAGAACTCATTCTTGTCCTCATTGTAGGCACACCCAAGATCGGGATTGGAACGCGGCGCGGAACATACTTGAGATCGGACTCCGTACCGTGGGGCACACGGGAACGTTAATCGTCTCTGGAGACATCGACAAGAGCACAGGTGGGGAAACTCCTCTGGATAAGCCGAGTCGTGGAAAGAGAAAACCTAAGAAGGCAACTTCTTAGAATCCCCGCCATTTATGGCTGGGGTAGATGTCAATTTGTACATTGCCTCATCCACTGCCCAGTTGCGCGAATTGTACCTGAGTAAAAGAAACCTCTAAAAAGGCTTTACTACGCAAAACCGTCCCTCTCCGATTTGGAGAGGGACAGACTTGAACTTTTGTTCAAGGCAGGGAGAGGTTTTTCAAACTCGTTGTCTCAGCAAGTAGGCACAGTTACTTGCGCGTGTTTATTAACGTAGTCCACAAATAATTGCTTCAGCCTGGGACTAACGCCAGCATGTTCAAAGAATCCAAAACCGAGATTCTTAGCTCTTGCTAAGGTTTCCTCTGGTGTTAATCCTTCCTGGATAGCGATACTTAAGAGTGCAATTCCAGTCGATCGCATTCCGGCTGCACAATGCACAACTGCTGGTTTAGGGATTTGTTCGAGTGTCCTGAGAATTTTGGTGATGGCCTCTTCATTCAAATTTTTTAAATCCACCTTGAGTGGAACATTCGTATAATGCAGCCCCAATGCTTCCGCTACTTTTTGCTCATCCTGGGAAAATCCTAGCTCATCTGGCGATCGCAGATTTAGAACGGACTTAAAACCTTCTTGAATAGCTTGCTCAAGCTGTTTTGGTATAACTTGTCCTGTTGTTGTCAAGTATTCATTAATCTGTATGGCGTTGATCACATTCACTCCTTTTCAATTTCTAATGGCTTCCAGCTTGGTAAATAGTCTAATCAGCAAGCTTTAAGAAGATATTCAAATAAGCACCGCAAAATTAGCCAAATATCTAAAGATATTGCTTGATTAATTCAAAATCTGTATTTTTAAGCTGGTTATTTTATTGCTTTATCCATAATATACGGTTTGTCGATAGATTTAAAGTAGATTAAAACATGTTATAGTTTTTACGTATCAAATTACGGTAACTTATATTTTAGGAGTTGTCATCGATCGAATTACAGAACCTATGAGCTATAACGAAATATCTCTTCGGCCTGCCCAAGAAACAGATGCGTGGGTGCTGAGTGCAATTCATATTGCTGCCATTAAAGCTCTGCCTGCAACTTTTTACACCCGAAAAGAACTTTTAGCTTGGCGTAATAACCGCGACAAACCTGATGGTTCAAATATCTTGAAGAGTATGAAATTGGAAACTTTCTGGGTTGCGATCGAGGGAGATGTTGTTATAGGTTTTGCTAGTTTTATTGTTGATGAACTAATTGGGCTGTATGTCCATCCTAAATATCAAGGTAAAGGGATCGGGCGTGCTTTAGTTCAACATTTTTGCGATGAAGCAATTGCTCAAGGTATAGATAAGGTAATTACAACTGCTAGCCTCTATGCCGAAGGGTTTTATTTACGACTGGGATTTACTGCCATCCAAAAAGCACCTCATTATTTAAGAAGTGGAATAGTTGTCCCAGTTACTAAGATGAGTAAAGTATTAGCTATTGCACCGAAATAAATTTGAGCCGATACTAAGAAGATTTTCAATAACTTTAAAAATGCTGGTATTAATATTATTTTTCTTCAAGCTGCGATAGCTGTGGTTTAGGAAACTTTTCTTACTGGATTGAGAAACTCCAAGAATATTACTTGAGAAAAACAGGAATGAAATTATTTCCTGGAAGTTTAAATATTAAGCTAGATCAACCTTACCATCTCCCGAAAAATGTAATTCGTCTGGAAAAGGAAGAATGATGTCAGTGGTTAGAAAGCGAACCCTCTATATTGGGGATGAGCGCTCATATCATGGCTGTTGCCCGTAAATAGGCACTAAAGTAAAGCGATCGCCACTAACTAAAAGCGCTTGTTGTTTTGCCAACACTTGTTTGCGTAACAAAAGTAATTGTCTATCTTTAATGCCTTCTGCCATCAATCCCTCAACAGTTCTCATGAGATAATCAGCGCAGGAACCTAATTTTCCAGATGCGGTAGCAATGCTATTAACAGTAGTTGTTAATGGTATCTGATGAGCGTACCTGGGATGTTGGCGATTGGCAACAAAGGCGATCGCTTGGAATTCCTGTGTACCATCAAACACCTTTACCCAACGAGCAACGTAGACACCACCTAACATCTCCCGTCGCCAAATCAGCAGTAATTCGGATGGTACATCAGCAGCCGCAACCCGATAAACAACACCACGACAACTACCCCCTCGATCAAGTCCTAAGAGTAATCCGGGATTTTCTGGAGTACCACGAGCCAGGATCATCCATGTACAGAAGCGCCGATGCCAACCATAAATGATCCCAGCACGGCGCTCGACGTATGTGATTAAGGGATTCCAAATTAGCGAACCGTAGGCAAATATCCAGATATCAGAATTTGGCGGTTGCTGTTGTAGTGTTTCATCAAGCGATCGCTGTAATTCATCTTCGCTCAGAGTTGTTAGCTTTATTCCAGAGTGTGATGCTTCTAAGAGTCTTGTCTGTTCATTTCCAGCTTCGAGATCGCTACGACTCAGTGACATAATTTAGATTATTTCCTGTTTAACTGCTGTTTGCGGGTTTAAGTCCCCCGGTTCAATAAATAGGCAAGTTTTTTACTGGGGTTGAAATCCCCATTACAAAACTTAATTACGTTAGCGTAGCGATAGCGAAGCGTTAGCGACGCAGGAGCGTCGCGTCATTACGAATTACGAACTTGTGCCGAGCGAAGTCGAGGTATTACGAATTATTTTAATGTTCTTGTCCCGTTGGATAAACGATAACACAGCATGGGTTTTAGCAATGCAAACAAACAACGGGTAATGTTAACATCATGCAAACTATACCAATTTTAAATCATTCGTGAAAATTGATATAAAATTTTTATTTACTCATATTCCTAAAATAGTATAAAATATGCCTAAAATTACTGTTTGCGTTCCTACTTTTAATCGTGTTCATCTCCTCCCTTATGCGATTGACAGTGTACTTAATCAGTCTGAGCAAGACTTTGAGCTAATTGTTTGTGATGACGGTTCTAGCGATCGCACACCTGAGTTAATGTCACAGTATACAGACGATCGGATTAAATATATCCGTCATCTGCAAAATATTGGTAAAAGTAATAATATGCGATCGGGCTTTGATGCAGCCAGTGGTGAATATTTTATTAAGTTTGATGATGATGATCGGTTAACACCCGATTTTCTCGCAAGTACCGCAGCTATTCTTGCTCAAGACTCTAGCATTGATTTTGTTGGTACAGACCATTGGATAATTGATATTGATAATGTGCGGGATGAGGTAAAAACTCAAGAAAATTCTCATCGCTGGGGTAGAAAGAATTTACCAGCAGGTGTTGTAGATAATTTGTTGGAAGTTGTATTTATTCAGCAAAGTTTTCAAGTTGGGGCGACATTATTTCGCCGTAAAACATTGCAAGAATTAGGATATATGCAGCCAAATCTGCAAAATTGTGAGGATAATGATTTATTTGTGCGTCTGGCTTTAGCTGGAAAAAAGGGTTATTACTTACCAGAATTATTGATGGAATATCGCTCTCATGCAGAGCAGCAAGGTATCAATCGGGCTATTCCTTATTTATATGATAAAATACGATATTTAGAAAGTTATAAGTTTGAGTCAGAAAAAATTGAGACAATCAGGAAAAATCGTCTAACTGAAACGCAATTATTATTAGGTTTGCGTTTAATTGAAAAGGGTGAAACGCAAAAAGGGAGAGAGCTAGTTTTAGCAGGACAGTCTTTTTCAACTTCTAAAGCTTGGACTGGTTTAGGCTTATCGTTGTTACCAGTTGGGTTGCGAGGTAAGGCGTTTAATGCACTGCGACAGGTGCGGGGTTAGGAATTGACATATTCTACAACTGAGTTTTACCTTAGAGACTTCAAAGAATAGATTACTCAATAAAAATCAATGCTGATTTTATTTTTTGGAAGTCCCTTATAGCGAAATACAGTTCAGTTAAGCATTTTTTTCTTCTCTCTGTGCCTCTGTGGTTCGTTGTTAAAAAAAATGACTTTGATAAAGAGTTTTAGGGTTAACTGAACCATATTGCCTTATAGCGGTTCCCATTCAGATGCGGTACAACATTATATCGCGAGGTGTAAGGGCACGGCACTGCCGTGCCCCTACGGGTGTACCTCACGTAAACAAGAACCGGTATATATGGAAAAGCTAACGCGAAACCGCAAAGAAATTGGAAAATCTACCTATTTTGTGGAATAGTTGGGGTAGGTTGGTAAGTTGAGTTGGATCTCAGTTGACTAATCACGAAGAATGTAGCAAGAGTTAATGCTATAGATACAAGTGCGATCGCTAAAGAGTTAGTCTTCCAAAAGCTCAGTTTTCCTTGTGTATAAGCCCTATTGGCTATATTCACTTCCCGCCTAGCTTCTTCTAAAATTGATTGGAGCGCATTTATCTGCTCATCTTCCAGT contains:
- a CDS encoding DUF6888 family protein; this encodes MTNTYKPIYDERTGKIFILAGEDIEILISRDGNWEYP
- a CDS encoding gamma-glutamylcyclotransferase, whose protein sequence is MSLSRSDLEAGNEQTRLLEASHSGIKLTTLSEDELQRSLDETLQQQPPNSDIWIFAYGSLIWNPLITYVERRAGIIYGWHRRFCTWMILARGTPENPGLLLGLDRGGSCRGVVYRVAAADVPSELLLIWRREMLGGVYVARWVKVFDGTQEFQAIAFVANRQHPRYAHQIPLTTTVNSIATASGKLGSCADYLMRTVEGLMAEGIKDRQLLLLRKQVLAKQQALLVSGDRFTLVPIYGQQP
- a CDS encoding GNAT family N-acetyltransferase, with translation MSYNEISLRPAQETDAWVLSAIHIAAIKALPATFYTRKELLAWRNNRDKPDGSNILKSMKLETFWVAIEGDVVIGFASFIVDELIGLYVHPKYQGKGIGRALVQHFCDEAIAQGIDKVITTASLYAEGFYLRLGFTAIQKAPHYLRSGIVVPVTKMSKVLAIAPK
- a CDS encoding beta-lactamase hydrolase domain-containing protein, coding for MNVINAIQINEYLTTTGQVIPKQLEQAIQEGFKSVLNLRSPDELGFSQDEQKVAEALGLHYTNVPLKVDLKNLNEEAITKILRTLEQIPKPAVVHCAAGMRSTGIALLSIAIQEGLTPEETLARAKNLGFGFFEHAGVSPRLKQLFVDYVNKHAQVTVPTC
- a CDS encoding glycosyltransferase family 2 protein; protein product: MPKITVCVPTFNRVHLLPYAIDSVLNQSEQDFELIVCDDGSSDRTPELMSQYTDDRIKYIRHLQNIGKSNNMRSGFDAASGEYFIKFDDDDRLTPDFLASTAAILAQDSSIDFVGTDHWIIDIDNVRDEVKTQENSHRWGRKNLPAGVVDNLLEVVFIQQSFQVGATLFRRKTLQELGYMQPNLQNCEDNDLFVRLALAGKKGYYLPELLMEYRSHAEQQGINRAIPYLYDKIRYLESYKFESEKIETIRKNRLTETQLLLGLRLIEKGETQKGRELVLAGQSFSTSKAWTGLGLSLLPVGLRGKAFNALRQVRG
- a CDS encoding RNA-guided endonuclease InsQ/TnpB family protein; this encodes MLVFEAKLEGTKEQYQSLDQAIRTARFVRNACLRYWMDNKGIGRYDLSKFCAVLAANTEFPWVAKLNSMARQASAERAWSAIARFFENCKKSKPGKKGYPRFRKEQTNGSVEYKTSGWRLSEDRRYITFSDGFQAGTFKLWGTRDLHFYQLKQFKRIRVVRRADGYYCQFCIDQDRIEKRQPTNKTVGLDVGLNYFLTDSDGNQVENPRHLRKSEKSLKRLQRRFSKTKKGSQNRTKFRNKLARKHLKVSRQRKDFAVKTARCVVMSNDIVAYEDLKVRNMVRNHHLAKSINDAAWTQFRQWVEYFGKVFGVATVAVPPHNTSQNCSNCGEIVKKSLSTRTHSCPHCRHTQDRDWNAARNILEIGLRTVGHTGTLIVSGDIDKSTGGETPLDKPSRGKRKPKKATS
- a CDS encoding DUF2726 domain-containing protein; the protein is MSVKVRRLVNAYEERMLEFLQTCVDDSYKIHTQVSVCQFCELDDSIDWELKRFFFSSNVDALITNHDYKPCLVVDFQSSYHDSDEAKERDRKKATILALAEIPLLYSRLKDFGLLHLYSQSEEVVCNLFTGNRRENAQALIRKYCEQSFSSDVGLTAC